Proteins from a genomic interval of Lolium perenne isolate Kyuss_39 chromosome 1, Kyuss_2.0, whole genome shotgun sequence:
- the LOC127341751 gene encoding uncharacterized protein, giving the protein MAATLITMKLLVDSRPPCPRVVFAEAHKDAVDFLFSLLAMPTSKVLKHLGNESMVGCIGNLYTSIEKLDDPYVQPGAAKDAILTPTVLPRAAKSNRSFFRLPELSPAMKRFFGWGGYTYSSSRNYVTEERGAQCPMCGTQMFGDSQYVSSEHLTQEAKGLVQGGMVTYTVTDDLKIFPMSNISSIALLNTIAVRDLGALQERIVQLGYKEGVEILKTSLQSKTVLTDVFLGKKT; this is encoded by the exons ATGGCAGCGACGCTCATCACCATGAAGCTCCTCGTCGATTCCCGCCCGCCATGCCCACGCGTGGTGTTCGCGGAGGCCCACAAGGACGCTGTCGACTTCCTCTTCTCCCTCCTCGCCATGCCGACCAGCAAGGTCCTGAAGCACCTGGGAAATGAGTCCATGGTTGGCTGCATCGGCAACCTCTACACCAGCATTGAGAAGCTTGATGACCCCTACGTCCAGCCCGGCGCTGCCAAGGACGCCATTCTAACTCCTACCGTGCTACCCCGTGCGGCGAAGTCCAACAGATCTTTCTTCCGCTTGCCGGAGCTGTCCCCGGCCATGAAAAGATTCTTCGGATGGGGCGGCTATACCTACTCCAGCAGCCGCAACTACGTGACGGAAGAGAGAGGTGCTCAGTGCCCGATGTGTGGAACCCAGATGTTTGGTGATTCCCAGTATGTGTCGTCCGAGCATTTGACCCAAGAAGCGAAAGGGTTAGTGCAGGGCGGCATGGTGACTTACACCGTGACAGACGACCTAAAGATATTTCCCATGTCAAACATCTCCAGCATTGCGCTGCTCAACACCATCGCGGTGAGGGACCTAGGTGCGCTCCAGGAGAGGATTGTGCAGCTCGGGTACAAGGAG GGTGTGGAGATTCTCAAGACCTCGCTCCAGTCCAAAACCGTCCTAACTGATGTTTTCCTTGGTAAGAAGACTTAA